The Rufibacter sp. DG15C region ATCTGTGGAGATGGTGCATCGCCGTTTCCCCGAGGTGATTCTCTTTGCCAACCAAGACAACTTGGGTTTCTCCAAGGCCAACAACCAGGCCATTCGGCTAGCGCAGGGCAAATACGTGCTACTCCTTAATCCAGACACGGTGGTGGAGGAAGACACGTTTGTGCGCTGCTTTCAATACATGGAACAGCACCCGCAGGCCGGCGCGCTGGGCGTGAAGATGATGGACGGGGCCGGTAAGTTTCTACCAGAATCCAAGCGCGGACTTCCTACGCCATGGGTGGCCTTCAGCAAGGTGTTCGGCTTGGCAGCGCTCTTTCCAAAATCTGCCTTGTTCAATCAATACCACTTGGGCCACTTGGCGCATGATAAAACTCACGAGATAGACATCCTGGCGGGTGCCTTTATGTTCATGCGCACAGAGGCCCTGCAGAAAGTGGGCTTGCTGGACGAGACCTTTTTCATGTACGGCGAGGATATTGACCTTTCGTATAGAATCAAGCAAGGTGGCTATCAGGTTGTCTATTTCCCGGAGACGCGCATCATCCATTACAAAGGAGAAAGCACGCGCAAGACCAGCGTGAACTACGTGTTCATGTTCTACCGCGCCATGATGATCTTCGCCGAAAAGCATTTCAGCGGTCGGCAGGCTAAGGTATATTCTTTCTTGATTCGGCTGGCCATTTACCTGCGCGCTCTTTTGTCTATTACGGCAAGAGGGGTGAAGGCCCTATTGCCTTTGTTGGTGGACGGCTTGTGTTTGGGAGTTGGGCTGTATGCTGGGGCCGAGATACTGGACATCACCATGCCGGCGCTTCAATCCAAAACCTGGGTCATCTACTTTGCTGTATGGTTGGGTGCGGCGCTGTTCAGTGGAGCCTATGACCCGCCTACCAGGTTGTACCGATTGGTTCGCGGTATGTTGGTGGGCAGTATTTTGATTATGGCCTTCTCTAATGTCACTACCGCGGGTCTTGAGCACAAAAAACATTTGCTCATGGGCGTTCTGGTTGGCTTGGCGGGAATGACCAGTTGGCGCTTGTTCTGGCATTGGACCCAGTATGGCCACTGGCGGTTCGGGGAGCCGAAGGTGAAGCGTATTGCCGTGGTGGGCAGTCAGAAAGAAGTGAAACGTGCCGCTACCTTGTTAAAACAGGCGGGCGCGCATGCCCCAGTGGCTCAGTTTGAACCCCAACACACCGCTCATGACTTGCAGCAGATCAAGGAAGTGATTCAGATACATCGCATCAACGAGGTCATCTTCTGCGGCAAGGATTTGGCCGTCTCCCAGATCATAGAATGGATGGTGCAGATCCATAACAGCTCCCTGGAGTTTAAGATACTGCCGGAGAACAGCGCCTACATCATTGGCAGTTCGTCTAAAAATACGCGCGGCGACTACTACGCCCTGCACATTGAGGTGAACCTGCTCAACCCGTACCACCTGCGCAATAAGATGGTCCTCAACTCGTTGATGAGTCTGGGGCTGTTGGCGCTGTCACCTGTTTTGGTTTGGCAGATTCCGGAGAAGCAACAGTTCTTTAAAAACTGCCTGGCGTGCCTGGTGGGGATTTATGAATGGGTGGGCTTAAAGGCCACGGCCACCTCAGACACCCGGCCCAGCGTCCTGTCACCCATAGACCAGGGCAAGAAAGCCATCATGGACGAGGCCACCGCCCGCCAGATGGAAGTGGTGTACGCCAAGGACTACACCGCCTGGACGGACCTTTCCATTGTGCTTAGAAACCTGTCGAGTCTGGGCCGCTCGGTATAGCCTCGTTTTTGGGGTATTTCGCAGAAAACAGGCCAAAAACGGCTTGCGTGCCCTTTCCCTTACAACCATTTGCTTGCCTAACTAAAAAGTAATCTGATAAAAAGCAGGAGGGGGCGGCAAATCAGCGTATTTTTGCGTAGAATTGACTTCTGCAAAAGCAATGGTCTAGTGGCTTGGCTTCTGTGGCAAAAAATTTATTTTTGGACATCCATTAATGCCCCTTTTGGAATGATAACAACTGACTATACCCACCTTTCTGACCGTATCACGTCGCTTTCTGAATCGCAGACCATTGCTATGGCCAAAAAAGCCCGCGAGCTGGCCGCTAAAGGCGTGGACGTGATTAACCTAAGCTTCGGGGAACCTGATTTCCAGACGCCGCAGTACATCAAAGACGCCGCCAAAAAGGCCATTGATGACGGGTATACGTTCTATACACCCGTGGCCGGTTACCCAGACTTGCGCAAAGCCATTGTAGAGAAGTTGAGAAGAGACAACGGCTTGGAGTATGGTCCAGAAAACATTGTGGTGTCTACAGGCGCCAAGCAATCCATTGCCAACGCCGTTTTGTGTCTAGTAAACCCTGGAGATGAAGTGGTGATCTTCTCGCCGTACTGGGTGAGCTATGAAGAGGTAGTGAAACTGGCCGAAGGCATTCCCGTGCCGGTGATGGGCGCCTTGGAAAACAACTACAAAGTAACCGCCCAGCAGTTTGAGGACGCCATCACATCTAATACCAAGCTGGTTATGTATTCTTCGCCGTGCAATCCAACCGGGTCTGTGTTTACCGAAGAAGAGTTAGCTTCGTTTGCCGCCATCTTG contains the following coding sequences:
- a CDS encoding glycosyltransferase, producing MKDLSVIIVNYNVSYFLEQCLLSVRKAVKGLNAEVFVVDNNSVDGSVEMVHRRFPEVILFANQDNLGFSKANNQAIRLAQGKYVLLLNPDTVVEEDTFVRCFQYMEQHPQAGALGVKMMDGAGKFLPESKRGLPTPWVAFSKVFGLAALFPKSALFNQYHLGHLAHDKTHEIDILAGAFMFMRTEALQKVGLLDETFFMYGEDIDLSYRIKQGGYQVVYFPETRIIHYKGESTRKTSVNYVFMFYRAMMIFAEKHFSGRQAKVYSFLIRLAIYLRALLSITARGVKALLPLLVDGLCLGVGLYAGAEILDITMPALQSKTWVIYFAVWLGAALFSGAYDPPTRLYRLVRGMLVGSILIMAFSNVTTAGLEHKKHLLMGVLVGLAGMTSWRLFWHWTQYGHWRFGEPKVKRIAVVGSQKEVKRAATLLKQAGAHAPVAQFEPQHTAHDLQQIKEVIQIHRINEVIFCGKDLAVSQIIEWMVQIHNSSLEFKILPENSAYIIGSSSKNTRGDYYALHIEVNLLNPYHLRNKMVLNSLMSLGLLALSPVLVWQIPEKQQFFKNCLACLVGIYEWVGLKATATSDTRPSVLSPIDQGKKAIMDEATARQMEVVYAKDYTAWTDLSIVLRNLSSLGRSV